The following are encoded together in the Peromyscus leucopus breed LL Stock chromosome 1, UCI_PerLeu_2.1, whole genome shotgun sequence genome:
- the Sec31b gene encoding protein transport protein Sec31B isoform X3, whose amino-acid sequence MKLKELARPAVQTWSPASQYPVYLATGTSAQQLDASFSTNATLEIFEVDFRDSSLDLKHKGILSVSSRFHKLIWGSFDNGLLENSGVIAGGGDNGMLTLYNVTHILSSGKEPLIAQRQKHTGAVRALDFNPFQGNLLASGASDSEIFIWDLNNLSVPMTPGSKSQTPPEDIKALSWNRQVQHILSSAHPSGKAVVWDLRKNEPIIKVSDHSSRMNCSGLAWHPDIATQLVLCSEDDRLPVIQLWDLRFASSPLMVLENHSRGILSMSWSQADAELLLSSAKDNQIFCWNLASSEVVYKLPTQNSWCFDVQWCPQNPPVFSAVSSDGWISLYSVMGRSWEVQHVRQADKISSSFSKGHPLPLLQVPEQAAPATLIPPLKKAPRWMRRPAGVSFAFGGKLVTFGLPSIPVQQMPQACPRLVYLSQVVTESDVLARSAVLQEALGSGNLLNYCQSKIQQASLPCEKMLWQFLKVTLERDSRLQFLRLLGFSKDELQKKVDTCLKKDLKLGGSPRLEAVDLKSERPHPFCHQASKHTTEEASASSAFFDELVPQNMTPWEIPTTEDTDGLLSQALLLGELRPAVELCLREERFADAIILAQAGGAELLKWTQEHYLAKRRTKISSLLACVVKKNWKDLVCACSLKNWREALALLLTYSEPEKFPELCDMLGTRLEQEGGRALASEARLCFVCSGSVERLVESWAKCQPASCPVALQDLMEKVMVLSRSLELLQGSDKMSPGPATVYRLTQYANLLAAQGSLAIAMSFLPSDCIQPAVQQLRDRLFHAQGSAILGQQAPPFPFPRVAVGTALHSKEKLSYRMGSQPPDQVPAPSARPRATAQPSFVMPFTPSHPIPSQGSQTQSTGDYRIPGPQATLPLHLGPALPQPQLLGQSARATNPVGFSGAWPLPGPRPPTASPDAMQPGCPLLPQTPGLLPLAPMGPPGPNPLSSPPSGSPVTFPVAGPPGGPGAPRSRTLPSTGSWTPHPGPQDAWQAAPATWETLPRRKLPETFIPPAPITAPVRSLGPEPGQTLPPQPRVSSVSWSPPGAPREGSLQQLPPEKPGKKELPPEHQCLKDSFEALLQRCSLSATDLKTKRKLEEAAQRLECLYEKLCEGSLSPHVLAGLHQVARCVDAGGFEQGLAVHAQVAACSSFSEVSSFMPVLKAVLTIAHKLQG is encoded by the exons GTTTCACAAGCTAATCTGGGGAAGCTTTGACAATGGGCTTCTGGAAAACTCTGGGGTTATTGCTGGTGGTGGAGACAATGGCATGCTTACTTTGTACAATGTGACCCACATCCTTTCTTCGGGAAAGGAGCCCTTGATTGcccagagacagaaacacacagggGCCGTCAGGGCCTTGGACTTTAATCCTTTCCAG GGCAATCTCCTGGCTTCAGGAGCCAGTGATTCTGAAATCTTCATTTGGGATTTGAACAACCTGAGTGTTCCAATGACCCCTGGATCCAAGTCACAG ACACCCCCAGAAGACATCAAAGCACTGTCTTGGAACCGCCAAGTCCAGCACATCCTGTCTTCTGCTCACCCCAGTGGCAAGGCAGTTGTGTGGGATCTCAGGAAGAATGAGCCCATCATCAAAGTCAGTGACCACAGCAGCAGG ATGAACTGCTCAGGCCTGGCTTGGCACCCAGACATAGCCACCCAGTTAGTGTTGTGCTCAGAAGATGACCGGCTCCCGGTGATCCAGCTGTGGGACCTGCGTTTTGCTTCCTCACCCCTGATGGTGTTGGAGAACCACAGCAG GGGGATCTTGTCAATGTCATGGAGCCAGGCTGATGCTGAACTACTGCTTAGCAGTGCCAAAGACAACCAGATCTTTTGTTGGAACCTGGCAAGCAGTGAG GTGGTTTACAAGCTGCCCACACAGAACAGCTGGTGCTTTGATGTTCAGTGGTGCCCTCAGAACCCTCCTGTCTTCTCTGCCGTCTCCTCCGATGGCTGGATCAGTTTGTACTCTGTGATGGGTAGGAGCTGGGAGGTCCAGCACGTGAGGCAGGCCGACAAG ATCTCCTCTTCTTTCAGCAAGGGGCACCCTCTCCCACTGCTGCAGGTGCCTGAGCAGGCGGCCCCAGCGACACTAATCCCACCCTTGAAGAAGGCCCCCAGGTGGATGAGAAGGCCAGCAGGCGTTTCGTTTGCT TTTGGGGGAAAGCTGGTTACCTTTGGCCTTCCCAGCATCCCTGTCCAACAGATGCCCCAGGCTTGCCCCCGCCTTGTCTACCTCAGTCAAGTCGTCACAGAATCAGACGTCCTGGCACGGTCAGCTGTGCTGCAGGAGGCCTTGGGATCCGGAAATCTCCTGAATTATTGTCAGAGCAAGATTCAGCAAGCTTCACTGCCATGTGAAAAGATGCTCTGGCAGTTCCTGAAG GTGACCTTAGAGCGTGACTCTAGGCTGCAATTCCTCAGGCTGTTAGGGTTCAGCAAAGATGAGCTCCAGAAGAAG GTGGACACATGCTTGAAGAAGGACTTGAAGTTAGGGGGAAGCCCTCGGCTTGAGGCAGTTGACCTCAAAAGTGAGAGACCACACCCCTTTTGCCACCAG GCCTCCAAACACACCACCGAGGAAGCCTCTGCATCCTCGGCCTTCTTTGATGAGCTGGTTCCTCAGAACATGACTCCATGGGAGATCCCCACCACAGAAG ACACTGATGGACTCCTGAGTCAGGCCCTGCTGCTTGGGGAGCTGCGGCCTGCTGTGGAGCTGTGTTTGAGGGAAGAGCGCTTTGCTGATGCCATCATCCTGGCTCAGGCTGGGGGTGCAGAGCTGCTGAAGTGGACACAAGAACATTACTTGGCCAAGAGGAGAACCAAAATCTCTTCG CTTCTAGCCTGTGTTGTAAAGAAGAATTGGAAAGACCTAGTATGTGCCTGCAGCCTGAAGAACTGGAGAGAGGCACTGGCTTTGCTGCTGACATATTCAGAACCAGAgaagttccctgagctctgtg ACATGCTGGGAACTCggctggagcaggagggaggcagggcaCTCGCTTCTGAGGCCAGACTCTGCTTTGTGTGCTCAGGAAGTGTGGAGCGGCTGGTGGAAAGCTGGGCAAAATGCCAGCCAGCCTCGTGCCCTGTGGCTCTGCAG GACCTGATGGAGAAGGTGATGGTCCTTAGCAGGAGCTTGGAACTACTGCAGGGTTCTGACAAGATGAGCCCAGGTCCTGCCACAGTCTACAGGCTCACCCAGTACGCCAATCTCCTGGCAGCCCAGGGCAGCCTGGCTATTGCCATGAGCTTCTTACCCAGTGACTGCATCCAG CCAGCGGTTCAGCAGCTGAGAGATCGGCTTTTTCACGCCCAAGGTTCCGCCATCTTGGGCCAACAggctcccccttttccttttccccgGGTTGCTGTAGGAACTGCCCTCCACTCCAAAGAGAAGTTATCCTACAGAATGGGATCCCAGCCTCCTGACCAG GTCCCAGCTCCATCTGCAAGGCCAAGGGCCACAGCTCAGCCATCATTCGTGATGCCCTTCACAccctcccatcccatcccttCTCAGGGCTCACAGACACAGTCTACAGGTGACTACAGGATACCTGGGCCCCAGGCAACCCTGCCTCTGCATTTGGGCCCTG CTTTACCTCAGCCGCAGCTCTTAGGACAGAGTGCTCGAGCTACAAACCCGGTTGGCTTCTCTGGAGCATGGCCTCTTCCCGGTCCCCGTCCACCCACGGCATCCCCAGACGCCATGCAGCCTGGCTGTCCCCTGCTGCCTCAGACTCCCGGGCtgctccctctggctcctatgggACCACCAGGTCCCAACCCTCTGAGCTCCCCGCCCTCAGGCTCTCCTGTCACTTTTCCTGTGGCTGGCCCTCCTGGAGGGCCAGGGGCTCCACGCTCCAGGACCCTCCCAAGCACTGGCAGCTGGACTCCCCATCCAG gACCCCAGGATGCCTGGCAAGCTGCTCCAGCCACTTGGGAAACGCTCCCGAGGAGAAAG CTGCCAGAGACATTTATACCTCCAGCACCGATTACAGCTCCAGTTAGAAGCCTCGGCCCTGAGCCAGGACAGACCCTGCCGCCACAGCCCCGAGTCTCCAGTGTGAGCTGGTCTCCTCCCggagccccaagagaaggcagcCTGCAG CAGCTGCCTCCTGAGAAGCCGGGAAAGAAGGAGCTGCCCCCAGAACATCAGTGCCTGAAGGACAGCTTCGAGGCTCTTCTCCAGCGCTGTTCTCTGTCTGCCACTGACCTA aaaacaaaaaggaagctgGAGGAGGCGGCCCAACGTCTAGAATGTCTATATGAAAAACTCTGTGAGGGGTCG CTCTCACCCCACGTCCTGGCTGGGCTCCACCAAGTTGCCCGATGTGTGGATGCAGGCGGCTTTGAGCAGGGCCTGGCCGTGCATGCCCAGGTGGCGGCCTGCAGCAGCTTCAGCGAGGTGTCCAGCTTCATGCCCGTCCTGAAGGCTGTCCTCACCATCGCTCACAAGCTGCAGGGCTAA